The following proteins come from a genomic window of Phnomibacter ginsenosidimutans:
- a CDS encoding DeoR/GlpR family DNA-binding transcription regulator: MNLTERHQHILTKLKEKGSVQVLDLCTELEVSPVTIRKDLKMLEDKQLLFRTHGGGTLVNPYTTDRPVTEKAKIRSGEKSDIGAAAARLIEANDCVLIASGTTVLSLAHNIQPIGHLTVVTAALNVAMELVQHPGIQVIQLPGIIRKTSSSVTGNFAEEMLSHFSFSKLFLGVDGIDLEFGLTTTNMMEAQLNKKMIAASQKTIVLADSSKFGKRGFGRICGLEDIEHIITDSNISEHLVDTLKGLGIEVTIV, encoded by the coding sequence ATGAACCTGACGGAGCGGCATCAACATATCCTGACCAAGCTGAAAGAGAAAGGCAGTGTACAAGTACTGGACCTGTGTACGGAGCTGGAGGTATCACCCGTAACCATCCGAAAGGATTTGAAAATGTTGGAAGACAAGCAATTGCTCTTTCGCACCCATGGGGGCGGCACGCTGGTAAACCCGTATACCACCGACCGGCCGGTAACGGAAAAAGCCAAGATTCGTTCGGGAGAAAAATCAGATATCGGCGCAGCTGCAGCCCGCCTCATTGAAGCCAATGATTGTGTGCTCATTGCATCGGGCACCACGGTGCTCTCACTGGCCCATAATATTCAGCCCATTGGCCACCTTACAGTGGTCACCGCTGCCCTCAACGTGGCCATGGAGCTGGTGCAGCATCCCGGCATTCAAGTGATTCAGCTACCGGGCATCATTCGCAAAACATCCTCCTCTGTTACAGGCAATTTTGCGGAAGAAATGCTCAGCCATTTCTCGTTCAGCAAACTGTTTTTGGGCGTTGATGGTATCGACCTTGAATTTGGCCTCACCACCACCAACATGATGGAAGCCCAGCTCAACAAAAAAATGATTGCGGCTTCGCAAAAAACCATTGTCCTGGCCGATTCCAGCAAGTTTGGCAAGCGGGGCTTCGGCCGCATTTGCGGGCTGGAAGACATTGAGCACATCATTACCGACAGCAATATTTCGGAGCACCTGGTAGATACCCTCAAAGGACTGGGTATTGAAGTTACCATTGTGTAA
- a CDS encoding glycoside hydrolase family 20 zincin-like fold domain-containing protein, which translates to MKRWSGVLLAAMLLLGKLQAQQVSIIPQPAKLEVLSGHFLINEAVSLQYNEAALLQPAADWFRAAIADISGIRLSAQPNAARRIVLQLSKPVKPSDESYTLDVSTNLITIKANKLWWYFLWHAIGIANIARHSHQCLAASALYAGARCATLWLAGDAPRCKSSFLRPRSNKAIHRFDGYV; encoded by the coding sequence ATGAAAAGATGGAGTGGCGTATTGCTGGCAGCCATGCTGCTGCTGGGCAAGCTGCAGGCGCAGCAGGTATCAATTATTCCGCAGCCAGCCAAGCTGGAAGTATTGTCGGGACATTTTCTAATTAATGAAGCCGTGTCGTTGCAATACAACGAGGCTGCATTGCTGCAACCTGCGGCCGATTGGTTCAGGGCAGCCATTGCCGATATCTCCGGCATCCGTTTGTCGGCACAACCCAATGCTGCCCGCCGCATTGTATTGCAATTGTCAAAACCAGTAAAGCCAAGCGATGAAAGCTATACGCTGGATGTATCAACCAATCTCATTACCATCAAGGCCAACAAGCTATGGTGGTATTTTCTATGGCATGCAATCGGTATTGCAAACATTGCCCGCCATTCGCACCAATGCCTTGCTGCAAGTGCCTTGTATGCGGGTGCAAGATGCGCCACGCTTTGGCTGGCGGGGGATGCACCTCGATGTAAGTCGTCATTTCTTCGGCCCCGAAGTAATAAAGCAATACATCGATTTGATGGCTACGTATAA
- a CDS encoding glycoside hydrolase family 35 protein, protein MLDGKPFQIISGEMHPARVPKAYWRHRIQMIKAMGCNTVAAYIFWNYHEVSKGKFDFNTENRNMAEFVQLCQEEGMWVLFRPGPYVCAEWDFGGLPTYLLQIPDIKIRCMDTRYMAAVQRYVTAMAAHVRHLQISKGGPILMWQVENEYGSYGNDRTYMQTLASMWRKAGIDVPFYTADGPTPYMLEAGSLIDAAIGLDSGSDSAAFAQATRQNPNVPSFSSETYPGWLTHWGEKWARPDTAALKKEVSFLLANKKSFNFYVIHGGTNFGYTAGANAFSPSQYQPDLTSYDYDAPIDESGNATPKYHMLRRLIEQYTGKPAPPIPAPVKHISIPSFSMQPAHSLFDYAPKVHASAQPQPMEYYGQNQGFIVYRTKLIGHKSGRLKIWEPHDYALVYLDGQFIDTVYRDGGNWEVQLPKTNSATPELTIVVEGMGHINFAQFMIDRKGITDRVTLNGMTLMNWQTQLLPVDEAFMQQPFPKAVSATKQNGDLRFFTGEFSLTETGDTYLDLSGYSKGVVFVNGRLLGRYWNLGPQYRLYCPATWLKKGQNKIVVMDLHQSTAAAITGFTSML, encoded by the coding sequence ATGCTGGATGGAAAACCTTTCCAGATCATTAGTGGCGAAATGCATCCGGCACGGGTGCCCAAGGCCTATTGGCGCCACCGCATTCAAATGATAAAGGCCATGGGCTGCAATACCGTGGCCGCGTATATTTTTTGGAATTATCATGAAGTAAGCAAGGGCAAGTTTGATTTCAATACCGAGAACCGTAACATGGCTGAATTTGTGCAGCTCTGTCAGGAAGAAGGCATGTGGGTATTGTTTCGCCCCGGGCCGTATGTGTGTGCCGAGTGGGATTTTGGTGGCCTGCCTACTTACCTGTTGCAAATTCCTGACATCAAAATACGCTGTATGGATACCCGCTACATGGCTGCTGTGCAACGCTATGTAACGGCAATGGCTGCTCATGTGCGGCATTTGCAAATCAGCAAAGGCGGCCCCATTTTGATGTGGCAGGTAGAAAATGAATATGGTTCTTACGGCAATGATCGTACCTATATGCAAACCCTTGCCAGCATGTGGCGCAAGGCTGGCATTGATGTGCCTTTTTACACAGCCGATGGCCCAACCCCATACATGCTCGAAGCGGGTAGTTTGATTGATGCCGCCATTGGTTTGGACAGTGGAAGTGACTCTGCCGCTTTTGCACAAGCCACCCGTCAAAATCCGAATGTGCCTTCTTTTAGTAGTGAAACTTATCCCGGCTGGCTCACCCACTGGGGTGAAAAATGGGCAAGGCCCGACACCGCTGCTTTGAAAAAAGAAGTGAGTTTTTTGCTGGCCAATAAAAAGTCGTTCAATTTTTATGTGATACATGGCGGCACCAACTTTGGGTATACTGCCGGTGCCAATGCTTTCAGTCCTTCGCAGTACCAACCCGACCTCACCAGCTACGATTATGATGCTCCCATTGATGAGTCGGGCAATGCTACTCCCAAGTACCACATGCTGCGCCGGTTGATTGAACAGTACACCGGAAAGCCCGCCCCACCCATACCTGCTCCCGTGAAGCATATCAGCATTCCGTCTTTCAGCATGCAGCCTGCCCACAGCCTGTTTGATTATGCACCCAAAGTGCATGCGTCGGCACAGCCACAGCCCATGGAATATTACGGCCAAAATCAGGGCTTCATTGTGTACCGCACCAAGCTAATTGGACACAAAAGTGGCCGCCTCAAAATTTGGGAGCCACACGATTATGCATTGGTCTATCTCGACGGACAATTTATTGATACCGTATATCGTGATGGCGGCAACTGGGAAGTGCAACTGCCCAAAACCAACAGCGCTACACCTGAACTCACGATTGTTGTAGAGGGTATGGGCCACATCAATTTTGCGCAGTTCATGATTGACCGCAAGGGCATCACCGACCGGGTAACGCTCAACGGTATGACGCTAATGAACTGGCAAACACAGTTGCTGCCTGTGGATGAGGCATTCATGCAACAACCTTTTCCGAAAGCAGTGAGTGCTACCAAGCAAAATGGGGATCTCCGTTTTTTCACGGGTGAATTTTCATTGACCGAAACCGGCGATACTTATCTCGATTTGAGTGGCTATAGCAAAGGCGTGGTATTTGTAAACGGCCGCTTGTTGGGCCGCTACTGGAACCTTGGTCCGCAATACCGCTTGTATTGCCCCGCTACCTGGTTGAAGAAAGGACAAAACAAGATTGTGGTGATGGACCTGCATCAATCTACCGCCGCTGCTATTACCGGATTTACCTCTATGTTATAA
- a CDS encoding glycoside hydrolase family 2 TIM barrel-domain containing protein: MIRPVALLISETPALTTLKATPVLHEADSAGTLRLQVAQPGAIKKPYQLAIRLSEVNGSGTVLYEQTQIPVWQQGTTDITVNFPKVKPWHFDFPNLYRLEVTVLDGKKAVDKQHADIGFRNFRLQDGKIWLNGEAVKLMGVEWTAGSNPQYGFAEPAAEIIRHAQLMKDVNAIFTRVHFQQDDVFYDFCNRNGILVQEEVPLWGGETPANDTIRRIATAQVQTMIQQHYNHPSIVSWGMGNELQGRLPAMQQMIAGLVATARSLDSTRMIDYVSNTVAHSFYNHPAFVPDAAALGDAILMNEYGGSWWSIPTGSLGSYLDSVHATYPDKVMMISEFGLCEPNFKGGDPRRITDLIYHMAVYESKPYIEAAIYFDLTDYRTHYPGTTDEPKYRRRIHGVYDMYGQPKPSMKVLRELSSPLEVQQVHRWKKGMLTVQLFGSMGLPQHRCTGYTVQVGGTLAEAMNAVPVTIPTTMPGKQVFVEVKDHGQPQSVVIVRRPSGQLVSVWPGE, from the coding sequence TTGATTCGACCGGTAGCATTGCTGATTAGCGAAACGCCTGCACTCACAACGCTAAAAGCCACGCCAGTACTGCATGAAGCCGATAGTGCCGGTACGCTTCGGTTGCAGGTAGCGCAGCCCGGTGCTATCAAGAAGCCTTACCAACTGGCTATCCGATTGAGTGAAGTGAATGGTAGTGGCACCGTTTTGTATGAGCAAACGCAAATACCAGTATGGCAGCAGGGCACAACTGATATTACTGTAAACTTTCCAAAAGTAAAACCCTGGCATTTCGACTTCCCGAATCTGTACCGATTGGAGGTAACGGTGCTGGATGGCAAGAAAGCCGTTGACAAGCAACATGCGGATATTGGCTTTCGCAACTTTCGGCTACAGGATGGTAAAATATGGTTGAATGGTGAAGCCGTGAAGTTGATGGGTGTAGAATGGACGGCAGGTTCCAATCCGCAGTATGGTTTTGCAGAGCCTGCAGCAGAAATCATTCGCCATGCACAACTCATGAAAGACGTGAATGCCATTTTTACGAGAGTGCACTTTCAGCAAGATGATGTGTTTTATGACTTCTGCAACCGCAATGGCATTTTGGTACAGGAAGAAGTACCGCTGTGGGGTGGCGAAACACCCGCCAACGATACCATTCGCCGTATTGCTACAGCGCAGGTGCAAACCATGATACAGCAGCACTACAATCATCCTTCGATTGTTAGTTGGGGTATGGGTAATGAGTTGCAGGGACGACTGCCGGCGATGCAACAAATGATTGCCGGATTGGTAGCCACAGCCCGCAGCCTCGACAGCACCCGCATGATCGATTATGTGAGCAACACGGTGGCGCATTCATTTTATAACCACCCTGCATTTGTGCCAGATGCAGCAGCATTGGGTGATGCTATTTTGATGAATGAATACGGTGGCAGCTGGTGGAGTATTCCCACAGGTTCACTGGGCAGCTACCTAGATAGTGTGCATGCGACCTATCCCGATAAAGTGATGATGATTTCGGAGTTTGGATTGTGTGAGCCCAACTTCAAAGGCGGCGATCCTCGTCGTATCACCGATCTTATTTACCACATGGCTGTGTACGAAAGCAAGCCGTACATAGAAGCAGCTATTTATTTCGATTTGACGGATTACCGCACCCATTACCCCGGCACTACAGATGAGCCTAAATATCGGCGCCGCATACATGGCGTGTACGATATGTATGGCCAACCCAAGCCATCCATGAAAGTGCTGCGGGAATTGTCATCACCACTGGAAGTACAACAGGTACACCGCTGGAAAAAAGGCATGCTTACAGTACAACTCTTTGGCAGCATGGGCTTGCCGCAGCATCGCTGTACCGGCTATACGGTGCAGGTGGGCGGTACATTGGCCGAAGCCATGAATGCTGTGCCGGTGACCATACCCACCACCATGCCGGGTAAGCAGGTATTTGTAGAAGTAAAAGACCATGGTCAGCCCCAATCGGTGGTCATTGTTCGCCGTCCATCGGGCCAGCTGGTATCTGTATGGCCGGGTGAGTAA
- a CDS encoding glycoside hydrolase family 20 protein: MRVQDAPRFGWRGMHLDVSRHFFGPEVIKQYIDLMATYKMNTFHWHLVDDQGWRIEIKKYPKLTSVGAWRVDQNDKVWGSRPQAKPGETPTYGGYYTQAQLKDIVAYARQRNVTIVPEIEMPGHVASAIAAYPELSCTQQPQLPLTGGDYSNMASNYCAGNETVFTFLQDVLTETMAIFPSTYIHIGGDEVDKGPWKKCARCQQRMQQQGLKNEEELQSYFIQRIEKFVVSKGRKMIGWDEILEGGLAPEATVMSWRGEAGGIEAAKMNHDVVMTPGSPCYFDHYQAGPEGEPRAIGGMNTLQKVYSYEPIPAELPADKARYVLGAQANLWTEYVTTAEHVEYMVLPRMLALAEVVWSPKETRDWVGFNQRLQPHFRAFEQKGLHYSKGNFTVNIKPVSANGQVQVQLSTEAMNGTIYYSTDGSEPNVTSQRYTAPFRLQQSAVVKAVTVIQGEVMGVKPASQNFVLHKAVGSAVQYANPVSRYYQADGQNSLTDGIRGMHAVGKFWHGFSGKDLVATVDLGSSKTIQQVTLGCLQRYNDWIFLPQSVTVEYSVDGQNFSSLGTVNNTVSSDEKASIIKDFTVKAAAVQARYVRVTAKVIDACPKGHSGEGKPGWLFADEIIVE; the protein is encoded by the coding sequence ATGCGGGTGCAAGATGCGCCACGCTTTGGCTGGCGGGGGATGCACCTCGATGTAAGTCGTCATTTCTTCGGCCCCGAAGTAATAAAGCAATACATCGATTTGATGGCTACGTATAAAATGAATACGTTTCACTGGCACCTGGTAGATGATCAGGGCTGGCGCATCGAAATCAAAAAATATCCCAAACTCACCAGTGTAGGTGCGTGGCGGGTAGATCAAAACGATAAAGTATGGGGCAGCAGGCCACAAGCCAAGCCCGGTGAAACACCAACTTACGGTGGTTATTACACACAGGCTCAGCTCAAAGACATTGTAGCCTATGCCCGTCAGCGCAACGTAACCATTGTACCCGAAATTGAAATGCCTGGTCACGTAGCTTCGGCCATTGCTGCTTACCCCGAGCTGAGCTGTACGCAGCAACCACAGCTGCCGCTCACTGGTGGCGATTACAGCAACATGGCTTCCAACTACTGTGCGGGTAACGAGACTGTATTTACGTTTTTGCAGGATGTGCTCACTGAAACCATGGCCATCTTTCCTTCTACCTACATCCACATTGGTGGCGATGAAGTAGACAAAGGCCCTTGGAAAAAATGTGCCCGTTGCCAACAACGCATGCAGCAGCAAGGATTGAAAAATGAAGAAGAACTCCAGAGCTATTTCATTCAGCGCATTGAAAAATTTGTAGTGAGCAAGGGGCGCAAAATGATTGGCTGGGATGAAATACTCGAAGGCGGACTGGCTCCCGAAGCAACCGTGATGAGCTGGCGGGGTGAAGCCGGTGGTATTGAAGCAGCGAAGATGAACCACGATGTGGTAATGACGCCCGGATCGCCTTGTTATTTCGACCATTATCAGGCAGGCCCCGAAGGTGAACCCCGTGCCATTGGTGGCATGAACACGCTGCAAAAAGTGTACAGCTACGAGCCCATTCCGGCAGAGCTACCGGCAGACAAAGCCCGGTATGTTTTGGGTGCACAGGCCAATCTGTGGACCGAATATGTAACTACCGCTGAGCATGTGGAATACATGGTGTTGCCCCGCATGCTGGCATTGGCCGAAGTAGTATGGAGCCCCAAAGAAACCCGAGACTGGGTGGGCTTTAACCAACGCCTGCAGCCGCATTTCCGGGCGTTTGAGCAAAAGGGGTTGCATTATAGCAAGGGAAATTTTACAGTAAACATTAAGCCCGTTTCGGCCAATGGTCAGGTGCAGGTACAACTGTCTACCGAAGCCATGAATGGTACCATTTACTATAGCACCGATGGCAGCGAACCCAATGTAACCAGCCAACGATACACGGCGCCTTTTAGACTGCAGCAATCTGCAGTAGTGAAAGCTGTAACAGTAATACAAGGTGAAGTGATGGGTGTGAAACCAGCATCGCAAAACTTTGTGTTGCACAAAGCTGTAGGTAGTGCGGTGCAGTATGCTAATCCTGTGAGCCGCTACTATCAGGCCGATGGACAAAATTCTCTCACCGATGGCATTCGTGGAATGCATGCTGTGGGTAAGTTTTGGCATGGTTTCAGTGGCAAAGATTTGGTGGCGACCGTTGATTTGGGTAGCAGTAAAACCATTCAGCAGGTTACATTGGGTTGCCTGCAGCGGTATAACGATTGGATTTTCTTACCGCAATCAGTAACGGTTGAATATTCTGTAGATGGTCAAAACTTTAGCAGCCTTGGTACGGTCAACAATACCGTGAGTAGTGATGAGAAAGCTTCCATCATCAAAGACTTTACCGTGAAAGCAGCAGCAGTACAAGCACGTTATGTACGGGTAACCGCCAAAGTGATTGATGCTTGTCCTAAGGGCCATTCTGGCGAGGGCAAACCCGGCTGGTTGTTTGCTGATGAAATTATTGTGGAGTAA
- a CDS encoding alpha-L-fucosidase: MKRLLSLLLASTCLQAAAQQQNMVWIAPTDSLPQILHKAVQVTPTPRQLRWQQLELTAFFHFGINTFTNREWGDGKENPQLFNPSQLDARQWVHTVKSAGIRQVIITAKHHDGFCLWPSKYTNHSVASSPWKNGKGDVVKEVADACREAGIGFGVYLSPWDRHEPSYGTEAYNTFFVQQLTELLTQYGQVDEVWFDGANGEGPNGKKQVYDFDRWYKVIRKLQPQATIAIMGPDVRWVGTESGHGRTTEWSVVPANHLDPAAVAANSQQDLAFKPAGDMMGDDLGSREKISKAKALVWYPAETDVSIRPGWFYHASEDSLVKTPEQLLDIYFHSVGRNGVLLLNIPPDKRGLIHEQDVKTLQQWRQRRNDIFRRNLLASAQCTLANAPLLLDRKDSTACTLDQQRDMQIEWNWRGIQTFNVLLLQEDIRKGQRVENFVLEYLSSDGWKVAATGTTIGYKRLLRFPAVRTAAVRLRITGTRANPELAEMGIYYDEKQPQHIND, translated from the coding sequence ATGAAACGATTGCTCTCTTTACTCCTTGCCAGTACCTGTTTGCAGGCTGCTGCACAGCAGCAAAACATGGTATGGATTGCACCCACAGACAGCCTGCCACAAATACTGCACAAAGCTGTGCAGGTGACACCAACACCCCGGCAGCTACGCTGGCAGCAATTAGAGCTCACCGCATTTTTTCATTTTGGTATCAACACGTTTACCAACCGGGAGTGGGGCGATGGCAAGGAAAACCCGCAGTTATTCAATCCTTCTCAACTCGATGCCCGGCAATGGGTGCATACGGTAAAATCAGCCGGTATCAGACAAGTAATCATTACCGCCAAGCATCACGATGGTTTTTGCCTGTGGCCGAGTAAATACACCAACCATTCAGTTGCCTCCAGCCCATGGAAAAATGGCAAGGGCGATGTGGTAAAAGAAGTGGCTGATGCCTGCCGCGAAGCCGGGATTGGTTTTGGTGTATACCTCTCGCCATGGGACCGCCACGAGCCGAGCTATGGTACGGAGGCGTACAATACATTTTTTGTACAGCAACTCACAGAGCTGCTCACTCAATACGGACAGGTAGACGAAGTGTGGTTTGATGGTGCCAATGGCGAAGGACCGAATGGTAAAAAACAGGTGTACGATTTCGACCGCTGGTACAAAGTGATTCGGAAGTTGCAACCGCAGGCCACCATCGCCATTATGGGGCCTGATGTACGCTGGGTAGGTACAGAAAGCGGTCACGGCCGCACCACCGAATGGAGTGTGGTACCCGCCAATCATTTGGACCCTGCAGCAGTGGCGGCTAATTCGCAGCAAGACCTCGCCTTTAAACCTGCCGGTGATATGATGGGCGATGATTTGGGTAGCCGCGAAAAAATCAGCAAGGCAAAAGCGTTAGTGTGGTATCCGGCAGAAACGGACGTGTCTATCCGGCCGGGTTGGTTTTACCATGCCAGCGAAGACAGCCTGGTAAAAACGCCGGAACAATTGTTGGATATCTACTTTCATTCGGTAGGCCGCAACGGTGTATTGCTGCTCAATATTCCACCCGATAAGCGGGGCCTCATTCACGAACAGGATGTGAAGACATTGCAGCAATGGCGCCAACGCCGCAACGATATTTTCCGCCGCAATTTGTTGGCATCAGCTCAATGTACGTTGGCGAATGCTCCATTGCTTTTAGACAGAAAGGATAGCACGGCCTGCACACTCGACCAACAGCGGGACATGCAAATAGAATGGAACTGGCGGGGCATCCAAACTTTCAATGTGTTGCTGTTGCAGGAAGACATTCGCAAGGGCCAACGGGTAGAAAATTTTGTGCTGGAATACCTGAGTAGCGATGGCTGGAAGGTGGCTGCCACTGGTACTACGATCGGTTACAAACGACTGCTGCGCTTTCCTGCGGTGCGTACTGCTGCAGTGCGGTTGCGCATTACCGGCACAAGAGCCAATCCCGAGCTGGCAGAAATGGGCATTTATTACGACGAAAAACAACCTCAACATATCAACGATTAA
- a CDS encoding glycerol-3-phosphate dehydrogenase/oxidase has protein sequence MNKLDRQQQLERLSNSAAEWDIIVIGGGATGLGIALDAVCRGYQTLLLEQADFAKGTSSRSTKLVHGGVRYLAQGDVQLVREASVERGLLRKNAPHLVRNQTFIIPIYSYWDKLKYTIGLKFYDWIAGKLSLGSSVPVSRKKTMEALPGIKTDGLLGGVLYHDGQFDDSRLAINLVQSIVEKGGCAINYTKVTGLLKTSTGQLCGVTVVDEESGKAYEVKGKAVVNATGVFVDDILHMDNQKAPKSICVSQGVHLVLDKSFYPSDHALMIPETSDGRVLFAVPWHDKVVVGTTDTPVEEASLEPTALEKEIRFILDTAAAYLSKRPSREDVLSVFAGLRPLAAPKQGDRKTKEISRSHKIILSPSNLFTILGGKWTTFRKMGEDMVNMIEQKLRWTHRKPVTANLHIHGYSELVNWSDPLHYYGSDAPFVRQQMNGSSQVWLSERLHIHKAQIKWAVEHEMARKVEDFLSRRTRALLLDARESARICPEVARLMAQELGKDEQWVQQEIAEYTQLANRYILQEA, from the coding sequence ATGAATAAGTTAGACCGACAACAACAGCTAGAGCGGCTCAGCAACAGCGCAGCCGAGTGGGATATAATTGTGATTGGTGGTGGTGCCACCGGCTTGGGCATTGCCCTCGATGCAGTGTGCCGCGGCTATCAAACCCTGCTGCTGGAGCAGGCCGATTTTGCCAAGGGTACTTCGAGCCGCAGCACCAAACTGGTGCATGGTGGCGTACGCTACCTGGCACAAGGCGATGTACAACTGGTAAGGGAAGCCAGTGTAGAACGGGGTTTGCTGCGCAAAAACGCACCTCACCTGGTGCGCAATCAAACCTTTATCATTCCCATTTATAGTTATTGGGACAAGCTCAAATACACCATTGGCCTGAAGTTTTACGATTGGATTGCCGGTAAGCTGAGTCTCGGTTCTTCCGTGCCGGTGTCTCGCAAAAAAACCATGGAAGCATTGCCCGGTATTAAAACCGATGGACTGCTGGGTGGCGTGTTGTACCACGATGGCCAGTTCGACGACTCCCGCCTGGCCATCAATCTGGTGCAAAGCATTGTAGAAAAAGGTGGCTGCGCCATTAACTATACCAAGGTTACCGGCTTGCTCAAAACCAGCACAGGCCAGCTCTGCGGTGTAACTGTGGTTGATGAAGAATCGGGAAAAGCTTACGAAGTAAAAGGCAAAGCCGTTGTTAATGCCACTGGCGTTTTTGTAGACGACATTTTACACATGGACAACCAGAAGGCACCCAAGAGCATCTGCGTCAGTCAAGGGGTGCACCTGGTGCTCGATAAGTCTTTTTATCCTTCCGATCATGCGCTGATGATTCCTGAAACCAGCGATGGCCGGGTACTCTTTGCCGTGCCCTGGCACGATAAAGTAGTGGTAGGTACTACCGATACACCCGTTGAAGAAGCTTCGCTGGAGCCAACGGCTTTGGAAAAAGAAATCCGTTTCATCCTCGATACTGCTGCGGCTTACCTCAGCAAGCGCCCCTCACGGGAAGATGTGCTGAGTGTGTTTGCCGGCCTGCGGCCATTGGCAGCACCGAAGCAAGGTGATCGAAAAACAAAAGAGATTTCCCGCAGTCATAAAATCATTCTTTCACCGTCTAATCTGTTCACCATTTTGGGCGGCAAGTGGACCACGTTTAGAAAAATGGGTGAGGACATGGTGAACATGATTGAGCAAAAACTGCGTTGGACACATCGCAAACCTGTGACGGCCAACCTGCACATACACGGATATTCAGAATTGGTGAACTGGAGCGACCCATTGCATTACTATGGTAGCGATGCACCTTTTGTACGCCAGCAGATGAACGGCAGCAGCCAGGTGTGGCTGAGCGAACGCCTGCACATTCACAAAGCACAAATTAAGTGGGCCGTAGAACACGAAATGGCCCGCAAAGTAGAAGACTTTCTCTCCCGCCGCACCAGGGCCCTGCTGCTGGATGCCCGGGAAAGTGCCCGCATTTGCCCCGAAGTAGCCCGCCTGATGGCGCAAGAGCTGGGCAAAGACGAGCAATGGGTACAACAGGAAATAGCTGAGTACACCCAACTCGCCAACCGATACATTTTACAAGAGGCCTAA